The Candidatus Hydrogenedentota bacterium genomic sequence CAAATGATGATCATACGCCCGCAGCTTAATCCGTATCTTATGCGTAGCGGCCATGATTGCGTCTCCGGTTCTTGTCCTGTCGTCCGTGCCTTTATTCTATGCAATAACCTTGGTCACGACGCCCGCGCCCACGGTGCGGCCGCCTTCGCGGATCGCGAAGCGCAATTCCTCGTTCATCGCGATCGGGGTAATCAGTTCCGCCGTGATCCGGATGTTGTCGCCGGGCATC encodes the following:
- the tuf gene encoding elongation factor Tu (EF-Tu; promotes GTP-dependent binding of aminoacyl-tRNA to the A-site of ribosomes during protein biosynthesis; when the tRNA anticodon matches the mRNA codon, GTP hydrolysis results; the inactive EF-Tu-GDP leaves the ribosome and release of GDP is promoted by elongation factor Ts; many prokaryotes have two copies of the gene encoding EF-Tu), producing the protein MPGDNIRITAELITPIAMNEELRFAIREGGRTVGAGVVTKVIA